One Pocillopora verrucosa isolate sample1 chromosome 10, ASM3666991v2, whole genome shotgun sequence genomic window carries:
- the LOC131773380 gene encoding condensin-2 complex subunit G2 translates to MMNHREQFLNSVGNDSPQAFLRFIEQHNSKNDSFNIEEALQTLPKKDHERLWSGLRDMTRRLLLTNPVGSRENDDSEDEGPSEWPALLSYLEGVTTVGLCALVVMPEKSTHVPSALLETAAILHGLLMSLPEGSESLQNDIAQLCELWFLNELEGKEELITQTFPYLIIRSLGRGLVSDVKRVWGLRQCLLLMDFDDDSSESLKQLLHQCMIHPTYLKLEEGRRFLSYSFGLNPGLAKEFHKTIKNQIPYCTMNVLSLYGEVYFRAWRVASGAYLKVLEENCIQDLMFAAVHAQRTGTKSMASRLRKVLEYIHQQKKQRGVDEALLRLYQPIIWRAFKVANPMVRANAAALLTDIFPLQNPDAGNEEIDELLQKQFDILKDLLGDAHPTVRATAIHGVCRITGVFWELIPAHIIKMFLTKLVTELAFDTSSSAVRVAVFQGLKFLLDNRLSHPLLKPLLSNLQDLVHDQTERVRVVFLDVLLLVKGLKAIKFWNIVPLEQLLAQLEVEQSAAVIRRLVKLLVNSFHPTNKSVDVQATRCSALWQSNPLAARKFYQYVHLHTTISATGKFIAFLGNCLVKCAKNEHDESLSLEPVSQAEDKENSECLEKLGTYDVNTLAGLAETIAICWGGIKDKLDKSANDATRSKLVEKFTNALPTLFGVFKQTRIQAACLLIAGFLPSSSLPAFSAKCLSSLSSLPASSLSSEYGPLLNCLCSWDRTTDVLELINDLIASRMTGQRKDIKMGEKTRHRKKSVTFQLPPENKHMLALDFLSWMMGEPTCRTAVQEHHDKLRKIADNLRLIMAIIESHLTSTDSVPVPLSESDVEFFQKAFQAYCLSEIHLHHMEKNDDHEGALTAMENVLVWGDRVLLPVIEQDRKVSDESMKVATGAKRVHEEEKFCCLVIHLVETILICLSEIFMLRMAEEKFYNQAAVFTTSVAKIGCKAVEFLPHLSKLLYQLAESVLLSDETGNVTVQSGPVSIVLTNILQILTACDSSEVDVLPQALLTFRPALAEVLQLTELGRKRGSGSNACFFKPLVSAVLTNIAQQTHVVEDVTDAVPELPTFASFIVKIITSAHALLRSFLLELKEQVLSGAVDENIDQQGAVISLLGALGGKTETNVIKTCALHIDEQLKTCDRGDFVEQRKDIQRARSQVQTFFSKLQIMT, encoded by the exons ATGATGAATCATAGAGAACAGTTTTTGAACTCTGTTGGAAACGATTCTCCGCAAGCTTTCCTTCGTTTTATAGAACAGCAC aactcaaagaatgATTCATTTAACATTGAAGAGGCTTTGCAGACTTTGCCAAAAAAAGATCACGAAAGATTGTGGTCCGGTCTCCGTGACATGACACGCAGACTTTTGTTGACAAATCCTGTTGGCTCTCGGGAAAATGATGACTCTGAAGACGAAGGACCTTCG GAGTGGCCTGCTCTTCTGTCCTACCTGGAAGGGGTCACAACAGTGGGCCTCTGTGCTCTTGTTGTGATGCCAGAGAAGTCCACACATGTCCCTTCAGCTTTGTTGGAAACAGCTGCCATTCTTCATG GTCTTTTAATGTCCCTGCCTGAAGGATCTGAATCCTTGCAGAATGATATTGCCCAGCTGTGTGAACTTTG GTTTCTCAATGAACTGGAAGGAAAGGAGGAATTGATCACTCAAACTTTCCCATACCTGATAATAAGGAGCCTTGGCCGAGGATTG GTTTCTGATGTTAAACGTGTGTGGGGTTTACGCCAGTGTCTTCTTCTGATGGACTTTGATGATGACTCTTCTGAATCATTAAAGCAACTACTACATCAATGTATGATACACCCAACGTACCTCAAGTTGGAGGAG GGACGTCGTTTCTTAAGCTATTCATTTGGATTGAATCCTGGACTGGCCAAGGAGTTCCATAAAACGATAAAAAACCAGATTCCCTACTGTACTAT GAATGTCCTGAGTTTGTATGGTGAAGTTTATTTTCGTGCCTGGAGAGTTGCTTCTGGAGCTTACTTAAAG GTTTTAGAAGAAAACTGTATTCAAGACCTGATGTTTGCTGCTGTTCATGCACAGCGCACTGGTACTAAGTCAATGGCATCAAGACTACGAAAG GTTTTAGAATACATTCATCAGCAAAAGAAGCAAAGAGGGGTTGATGAAGCTCTTCTAAGGTTGTACCAGCCAATTATATGGAGGGCATTTAAA GTGGCAAATCCTATGGTCAGAGCCAATGCAGCAGCTCTGTTGACAGATATATTTCCGTTGCAAAATCCAGATGCTGGGAATGAAGAGATTGATGAACTTCTACAGAAGCAGTTTGATATTCTGAAG GACTTGCTTGGAGATGCACATCCTACAGTGAGAGCCACCGCCATTCATGGTGTCTGTCGCATCACCGGGGTATTCTGGGAGCTTATTCCGGCTCATATCATCAAGATGTTTCTAACAAAACTG GTAACAGAATTGGCTTTTGACACGTCCTCTAGTGCTGTAAGGGTAGCAGTTTTTCAG GGCTTAAAATTCTTGCTGGACAATCGTCTCAGTCACCCTCTATTGAAGCCGTTGCTGAGCAATTTGCAAGACCTGGTACATGATCAGACGGAGAGAGTGCGGGTggtttttcttgatgttttgcTGTTAGTCAAAGGCCTCAAGGCAATAAAG ttctGGAATATAGTGCCACTAGAACAGTTGCTTGCTCAGTTGGAGGTGGAACAGTCTGCGGCAGTGATAAGGAGACTTGTCAAACTGCTTGTCAATTCATTTCATCCTACTAACAAGAGTGTTGATGTACAG GCCACTCGGTGTTCAGCTTTGTGGCAATCCAATCCTCTTGCAGCCAGGAAATTTTATCAATATGTTCACCTACACACAACCATATCGGCAACAG GCAAGTTCATAGCATTTCTGGGTAACTGCCTGGTGAAGTGTGCAAAAAATGAACATGATGAAAGTCTGTCCTTGGAACCTGTTAGCCAAG CTGAGGACAAAGAGAATTCTGAGTGCTTGGAGAAACTTGGGACATATGATGTTAACACACTAGCGGGCCTGGCTGAGACAATAGCCATCTGTTGGGGAGGTATCAAGGACAAATTGGACAAG AGCGCCAACGACGCAACAAGGTCAAAGTTGGTCGAAAAGTTCACAAACGCTCTTCCCACTCTGTTTGGAGTATTTAAG CAAACCCGCATTCAGGCAGCTTGTTTATTAATTGCTGGATTTCTTCCGTCCTCATCACTGCCCGCCTTTAG CGCCAAGTGTCTTTCATCTCTATCCAGCTTGCCTGCCAGCTCACTTAGTTCAGAGTACGGTCCACTGTTGAACTGCCTGTGTTCCTGGGACAGAACCACTGATGTACTGGAGCTTATTAATGACTTGATAGCTTCTAGAATGACTGGACAAAGAAAAGATATCAAAATG GGAGAAAAGACACGACACAGAAAGAAATCTGTTACCTTCCAGCTGCCTCCAGAGAACAAACACATGTTGGCATTGGATTTTCTTTCTTGGATGATG GGTGAGCCCACGTGCCGCACAGCAGTGCAGGAGCACCACGACAAATTACGAAAGATAGCTGATAATTTAAGGCTGATTATG GCGATCATTGAATCTCATCTTACATCAACTGACTCAGTACCAGTCCCTTTGTCCGAAAGTGACGTAGAATTCTTTCAGAAGGCTTTCCAGGCATACTGTCTGTCAGAAATCCACTTACACCACATG gaaaagaatgatGATCATGAAGGAGCTTTGACAGCCATGGAAAACGTGCTTGTCTGGGGTGACAGAGTATTACTGCCAGTAATTGAGCAGGACAG GAAAGTTTCTGATGAATCGATGAAAGTAGCTACTGGTGCCAAACGTGTTCACGAggaggaaaaattttgttgtttggtaATTCACTTAGTAGAG aCTATTTTGATATGCCTGAGCGAGATATTTATGCTTCGAATGGCCGAGGAAAAATTCTATAACCAGGCGGCAGTTTTTACAACATCGGTAGCAAAAATCG gttGTAAAGCAGTGGAGTTTTTACCGCATCTTTCCAAGCTGCTCTATCAACTTGCTGAGAGCGTGCTTTTGAGTGATG AAACAGGAAATGTCACTGTTCAAAGTGGGCCTGTGTCGATTGTCCTGACAAACATACTTCAAATATTGACTGCTTGTGACAGTTCAGAAGTGGATGTTCTACCACAG GCACTTCTCACTTTTCGTCCCGCCTTGGCTGAAGTTCTCCAGCTTACAGAGCTAGGTCGGAAACGCGGCAGCGGATCTAATGCTTGTTTCTTCAAACCACTGGTGTCTGCTGTATTGACAAACATCGCGCAACAG ACGCACGTTGTGGAAGATGTCACCGATGCTGTGCCTGAGTTACCCACATTTGCAAGTtttattgtgaaaataataacaaGCGCTCATGCCTTGTTGAG ATCCTTCTTGTTGGAATTGAAAGAGCAAGTGTTGTCCGGAGCAGTCGATGAAAACATTGACCAACAGGGAGCTGTTATTTCACTTCTGGGCGCCCTTGGAG gaaaAACTGAGACAAACGTCATTAAGACCTGCGCTCTTCACATTGACGAACAGTTAAAGACTTGTGATCGAGGcgattttgtggaacaaag GAAGGACATTCAACGTGCCCGTTCACAGGTCCAAACATTTTTCTCCAAGTTACAAATTATGACATAG
- the LOC131773371 gene encoding SWI/SNF complex subunit SMARCC2: MAARKKDGAPDWKYYESLDTIALFEPVKQYLLKNCKKYVQVEPPTNKALATLTAQLLQFQEDNFGKDVSKQALLTKLPMKMFMDYSSGGSLCVIFANVFKTKMEQGWRRFDFQSPSRMDRNVELFLNMEKALREAKLLSVPNVFITPEVDPRLAAKLKDIVKRHNGAITEDRSEASHVVYGPPPPFPEEEWLRPLLRQDKQVLVHWWYYPDSYDTWVPSSDIEDEPQPEPQHQGPWQVNARWLTDLDVFNEWMNEEDYELADTDGSGNKRETSPALGKTRRKSLRTGASSDEQPGSPDGGKSKKRKRSPSPDLKKKKKIVGPANPKKKSGKEEENDSDDATKDLPDPSPIPNVEEVSASSTSGSKGKEADLQPLKGNSLTDISDSGKPEGADVEEMETESQADTQDQPEDSTEQSAPASPSSSQTKDGIFKEPLVLQDTEAHDENLTEQTHHIIIPSYASWFDYNSVHAIERRALPEFFNGKNKSKSPEVYLACRNFMLDAYRLNPTEYLTATACRRNLCGDVCAIVRIHAFLEQWGLINYQVDADGRPAPMGPPSTSHFHVLADTPAGLQPLQPAKAQIPASQQIIQFKDDLGGKETYKSGVTGANFGLRSDQYLSKKSQKAATATKEWTEQETLLLLEGLEMFKDDWNKVAEHVGTRTQDECILHFLRLPIEDPYLEDVQLGPLSHQPTPFSQQGNPIMSTVAFLASVVDPRVASAAAKAALEKFSEMKDEIPQSVIDSHVKNAANARAEKVKQENSDESKEETPQPMEVNGSQGTVPEGGETRAQDAKAEESSEPSSQAQNGEKTPAINEENIAKAAASALAAAAVKAKHLAQVEERKIKSLVALLVETQMKKLEIKLRHFEELETIMDREREALEYQRQQLLAERQQFHQEQLKAAELRARASAGHLSPSAASPAQLQPQPQTSQPQLQIPPQQQQQQQQQQQQQAQAHQQPKLRHSQQAPPTAPHPGATSQAPQVASPAPQVAGNSQPGGSNPPSASASPAPVMNPGSVPQMGSHPHSGCSTPVSFMGSNAASPASAPSTPSNAPLPHAAAGQVAHGPADNAVSSPVPPNQSMMD; the protein is encoded by the exons ATGGCGGCACGGAAAAAGGATGGCGCTCCTGATTGGAAATACTACGAATCTCTCGATACTATTGCTCTCTTTGAACCGGTCAAGCAGTATCTGctgaaaaactgtaaaaag tATGTGCAAGTGGAACCACCTACGAATAAAGCTCTCGCTACACTTACAGCACAGCTGCTACAATTTCAAGAA GATAACTTTGGCAAGGATGTTAGCAAGCAGGCACTTTTGACTAAACTACCA ATGAAGATGTTCATGGATTACTCTTCAGGTGGAAGTCTATGTGTTATCTTTGCAAATGTATTTAAGACCAAGATGGAGCAAGGATG GAGGAGATTTGACTTCCAGTCTCCATCACGAATGGATAGAAATGTGGAGCTCTTCTTGAACATGGAAAAGGCATTGAGAGAG gCTAAACTTTTGAGCGTGCCAAATGTGTTCATTACACCAGAAGTGGATCCACGACTTGCTGCCAAATTAAAGGATATTGTTAAGAGGCACAAT ggtgCTATAACAGAAGACAGATCAGAAGCAAGTCATGTTGTTTATGGCCCTCCTCCACCTTTTCCTGAAg AGGAGTGGCTGAGGCCTCTGCTAAGACAAGACAAACAAGTTCTAGTACATTGGTGGTATTACCCAGACAG cTATGACACCTGGGTCCCATCAAGTGACATCGAAGATGAGCCTCAGCCAGAGCCCCAACACCAGGGACCCTGGCAG GTGAATGCTCGTTGGTTGACAGATCTTGATGTTTTCAATGAGTGGATGAATGAGGAAGATTACGAGTTAGCTGATACAGATGGCTCT GGCAACAAAAGAGAAACATCCCCAGCATTAG gaaaaacaagaagaaaaagctTAAGAACAGGTGCCAGTTCTGATGAG CAACCAGGCAGTCCTGATGGAG GGAAatctaagaaaagaaagagatcCCCATCACCTgatctaaagaagaaaaagaaaat AGTGGGACCAGCAAATCCGAAGAAAAAATCTGGaaaagaggaggaaaatgaCAG TGACGATGCTACTAAAGATCTTCCTGATCCATCACCCATTCCCAAT GTTGAAGAAGTCTCTGCTTCGAGTACCTCAG GCTCCAAGGGAAAAGAAGCTGATCTACAACCTTTGAAAGGAAATTCATTGACGGACATCTCAGATTCAG GAAAGCCAGAGGGTGCCGATGTGGAAGAAATGGAGACCGAAAGTCAAGCGGATACACAG GATCAACCCGAAGACAGTACAGAGCAGTCTGCGCCTGCCTCACCTTCATCCAGCCAGACGAAAGATGGAATCTTCAAAGAACCGCTTGTCCTGCAAGACACAGAAGCTCACGATGAGAACCTTACAGAGCAGACGCATCACATCATCATACCCAGTTACGCCTCTTGGTTTGACTACAACAG CGTCCACGCCATTGAAAGAAGAGCCCTGCCGGAGTTTTTCAACGGAAAAAACAAATCCAAGTCTCCTGAAGT gTATCTGGCTTGCCGAAACTTTATGCTCGATGCTTATCGACTGAATCCAACGGAATATCTGACTGCTACTGCTTGCCGGCGGAATCTATGCGGTGATGTGTGTGCGATTGTGAG GATCCATGCCTTCTTGGAGCAGTGGGGTCTGATCAATTATCAAGTAGACGCAGATGGACGTCCGGCGCCTATGGGGCCACCATCTACATCTCACTTCCATGTGTTAGCAGATACTCCTGCGGGTTTACAGCCTTTGCAACCTGCGAAAGCACAG ATTCCTGCCTCCCAACAAATCATCCAATTCAAAGATGACCTGGGAGGAAAAGAGACTTATAAGAGCGGTGTGACAGGAGCAAACTTTGG CCTTCGTTCAGACCAGTACCTATCTAAAAAGAGCCAAAAG GCTGCAACAGCCACAAAGGAGTGGACGGAACAAGAGACACTCCTCCTTTTAGAG GGCCTGGAAATGTTCAAAGACGACTGGAACAAGGTGGCTGAACATGTCGGAACACGAACTCAAGATGAATGTATCTTGCACTTCCTCAGGCTTCCGATAGAAGACCCGTACCTTGAGGATGTACAGTTGG GTCCCTTATCACACCAGCCCACGCCGTTCAGTCAGCAGGGTAACCCTATCATGTCTACTGTAGCTTTTCTTGCTTCTGTTGTGGATCCTCGGGTCGCCAGCGCTGCTGCTAAAGCTGCTCTAG AGAAGTTCTCTGAGATGAAGGACGAGATACCGCAGTCAGTTATTGACAGCCATGTTAAGAATGCTGCAAATGCACGAGCGGAGAAAGTGAAGCAAGAAAACTCGGACGAAAGCAAAG AAGAAACACCGCAACCTATGGAAGTGAATGGAAGCCAGGGAACTGTCCCCGAAGGAGGAGAGACACGAGCTCAAGATGCAAAG GCGGAAGAGTCTTCCGAGCCAAGTAGCCAAGCGCAGAACGGCGAGAAAACACCGGCTATAAACGAAGAAAACATTGCGAAGGCGGCGGCTTCAGCCCTAGCAGCCGCTGCAGTCAAAGCAAAG CATCTGGCGCAGGTTGAGGAGCGGAAGATTAAGAGTCTTGTAGCGCTTCTTGTGGAGACTCAGATGAAGAAACTGGAAATTAAACTGCGCCACTTTGAAGAACTTGAAACCATCATGGACCGTGAACGAGAAGCG TTGGAATATCAGCGTCAACAGCTACTTGCTGAACGACAACAATTCCATCAAGAACAACTGAAGGCCGCCGAGCTGCGCGCTCGAGCTTCTGCCGGTCACCTTTCCCCGTCAGCTGCCTCTCCTGCGCAGCTGCAACCACAACCACAGACATCCCAACCTCAGCTGCAGATCCCACcacagcagcaacaacagcaacaacaacagcagcagcagcaggCACAGGCACATCAACAGCCAAAGCTTAGGCATTCGCAGCAAGCCCCGCCCACGGCTCCTCATCCAGGTGCCACCAGCCAAGCGCCACAAGTCGCCAGCCCCGCGCCACAAG ttgcaGGTAACAGTCAGCCTGGCGGATCCAATCCACCGTCCGCCTCTGCCTCACCAGCTCCAGTAATGAATCCTGGCTCTGTTCCTCAGATGGGCTCCCATCCTCATTCTGGCTGCAGTACCCCGGTGTCATTCATGGGATCGAATGCTGCCTCCCCTGCATCAGCCCCGAGTACCCCCAGTAACGCCCCCTTACCTCATGCTGCCGCTGGCCAGGTGGCTCACGGGCCTGCTGACAATGCGGTTTCGAGCCCAGTTCCCCCGAACCAAAGCATGATGGATTaa